gacactcctggagcacccataacaggtgaccagggagactgtgccagggccccacagggcacctactacataaagccacatGGCCaatactgggagacatagcatatctacctaatacatagaaacaaacacagagaggcagccaacatgagaaaacaaagaaatacatcccaaatgaaagaacaggagaaaactccagaaaaagacaaaatggaggtaagcaacctaccagagacggagtttaaaacactggttataaggatgctcaaggaacttagtgagaacttcaacagagagatagcaagcatgaaaaaggacatcaaaaccataaaaaaagaaccagtcagaagtggagaatacaataactgaaatgaagaatgcactagaaggaattaacAACAGTttaatgaagcagaggatcgaatcagcaatttggaagacaaggtagcagaaaacacacaatctgaacagcaaaaagaaaaaagaatccaaaaaaatgaggaaagtttaagaggcctctgggacaacatcaagcgtaacaacattcacatcatagaaaacaacatttacatccagaaagagaagagagaaagcaaaggattgagaacctatttgaggaaataatgactgaaaactttcctaacctggcaaaggaaatagacctacaagtccaggaaatgcagagagtcccaaacaagatgaactcaaacaggtccacaccaagacacattataattaaaatggcaaagtctAAAAGcaaggaatcttaaaagcagcaagagaaaggcaactagtaatttattAGGGaggtcccataagattgtcagctgattgcTCAACAGGCACTTTgtaggccaaaagggattggtacaaaatattcaatgtgatgaaaaaagATAATGGCAGGGCCCCCCAAAATGCTAGGAATCAATAAATAAGGTGACTGGTTAATCCACGAAGAGACACAAGCATGGGAAGAGGTGAAAAAGAGAGATGTGGCTAAAATGTGTATGGACAGGACCTGATGTGCAACCTTGTGTGCAGGTGGGCGGAGCCTAGTGATGGGCGTGACTAACAGTTGAGGGTGGGGCTGAAGACTAGGGTGGCCTAACTGATACATGAAGAGACTCTAAAGACCAGGGCCATGGATACACAAAATTTGAGTAAGGCCAGTACAGGATGGATCTGCCCAGAGGATAATGAGCAGTGTCTAAGGGTGAGTGGAGGGTTGAAAATAAGATGGACGGGGCCTAGAAGTGAGAGGGCAGGGCCACCAGGACTAGGCCCCCTTTCCTCCCGCACCAGAGGTGGAGATAGGAGTAAGAGGGTCCTCCATTGAGCGTCTGTGTGTTCTTCCTCCCCCGATCAGTTAGAAAAGGCAGCCGTAAAGATTCAGTCATGGTGGCGTGGCAAGGTGGTGCGCCAGACGTTACTGCACGCAGCACTCAGGGCCTGGGCCATCCAGTGCTGGTGGAGGTCCATGCAGGCCAAGATGCTGGAGCAAAGACGGCGCTTGGCACTAAGACTCTACACCTGCCAGGAGTGGGCAGTGGTGAAGGTACAGGCACATGTTCGCATGTGGCAGGCCCGCAGATGGTTTCTCCAGGCACGCCAGGCGGCCTGCATCATCCAGGCTCACTGGCGATGGCATGCCAGCCAAACCCGAGGCCTGATCCAGGGCCGCTATGAGGTCAGAGCCAGCAGGCTGGAGCTGGACATCGAAATCCTCATGGCCTAGGGCGCTGGGGGGCCAAGGAGACTGGATCTGTCTTCTAATAAAGACACTCCCTGAACTCAGTCTCGCCCTTTGGAAATTAGCCCCGTGGACGAGGGATTGGCCCCTAACCTTCCTGCTTTCCACCCCAAAATGGTTCCTTTGCACGGTCTATTGTCCATCCCAGGGCAATCCACCCTAGGCCCTCACTCCTAATGCAAACCTGACCAATCTTGTACCCCAAAGAGACTGCAGGGCCCAGGTCAGGCTCAGTCACTTCAGCCAGCCTGATCCCTGAACCCTCCACAAGTGGGGGTGGGTAGGCCCTGGGCTTCAACTTCCTGTAGCCCCTGCACACACATCTCCATTCAGGGTAGGTCACCAGAGAGTCTGGCTGCAGCCAGAGCCAGCTAGGAAGGCCAGGGTTCCATAGGCTGTGCTTGGCAGGGCCCTCGGGGCCACTGCAGCTCTTGGCAGGGAGCCAGGAGGACAGGGCACTCCAGCTGAGCAACAGCAGGACAGGTGCTGTGCCTCACTGGGGGATAGCCAGCCAGAGCCAGCCCCTGGGGGAGGCCAGGACGGGAGCTGAGGAGCAGCAGCTCTGCCTGCTGCTTCCCTCCCTGGGGGCTGAGAGACAAGGCTTCCCTCCCCTCTGCTGGCCACTTCCTGGGAGAACCGGGCatagggtgggggagaggggagagagcagGGGGAGAAGGTGGGGAAACAAGCGGAGGAGAACTAGGGGTGGGCAGGGGGAAGGGCTGTCCCTCTGCCCTTGGAGGTCACTGGTTTGGGGATGCAGCCTCTGAATCCTACCACATCCCCAGGAGCAGCTGCGCTGGCCTCCCCCCAAGATCCCCTCGCTGTCCCCGCCTTCCACAGACTGCCACACCCTCTGCTTGGCCTGCCTCCAGTGGTGCTGATGGTGTCTGCTCTGCTGAGTCTCCTGTCATCTCTTGGCATCTATGGCTCAACAAGCTCTGTACATGATCTCTCAGTCTCTGCTTTGTCGTCCATGCCCAAGGTCCCTTACTCTCAGCCTGTGTCCCTCAGGTGCTTGTCTCTGAGCCTACATCCCAGAAGTCTGAGGTACATGACCCTCCCCAAGGTTTTGCGATGGGCGGCCTTGCACAAGAGGTGGGAGGACCAGTGTGGGGTTGCCCAGGGGTCAGAGGTCTTCATGGGCCTCGCAGCTGGGTCAGGCTTTCCCTCTCTCAGGCCCCTGTGCATGTGCACGCATGTATGTGGTTAGGGTTCAGGGGAGGTGTCTCCAGAACAGCTGTGGCAGATGTGCAGATTCGGGGATCAGCCTGACACCCATCACCTCCAGTAGCTGCAGATGGCAGGGATGCAGCCAGGTACCTTGGAAAAGGGACCCCCGTCAGACAcagctctctcctccccctcctcacaGCAGTGAATGGTAGGAAAGGAGTGCATGCTGAACAAGACCAGCCTGGTAGGTGCTACTCTTGTAGTGAGAGGTGTTTAAAACATGGTCTGGCAAGGGTTTGACTCTGATTGTCAGCCTACACTGGACAGTGGAATCCCCTGAGACACAACAAATGCCAATGCCTCGGCCCAGCTAGAGGTTCTGCTTTGACTGGGTTTGAGGAGAGCCCGGCCCTGGAACTCAATGGGTGGTCACAGATTGGAAACCTCCGAGTTAAGCCCTTCCTAGCAGAGGTTATACATCTCCACTCAGCCCACGTGATTCGTATCTGGTGACGGGGATACAAACTAGGTCTGACCTGGGCAAACCAAGAGGTATTACCAGCTGATTGGTAAGCCTCAGAGtgcagaggagggcaggggacagggCAGGTAGAGGAAGGTCCAGCCACACAGGAAGATTAGAACCCAGGACCAGGGAAGCTGAAGTTTAAGGAATGGCGGTGACCTGCAAATACATTAGATAtagaatgaatattaaataattagttACTGTTACAGAATAATTTAAACATGATAAAATTCGAGAATGAACACTAACTAATgctattttctcaatttctccaCAAGGAATCAATTGATACGGTCTACAATGAAAATGTGGTTAATAAAAAACATGGTGCTGCAAGGCAGCCAGAGTGAGTCTCAGATTTTGTGAATCAAACTCACAGAACAAGAGGCTGCCCAGCCTCAAGGTTATTTTGCTTGGAGAAGGGATCCAGAGCGGGGAGCCCCGGGCCCCAGGGCTCTCAGAGACCCAGACGCAGCGTCTCATGCTTCATCCCTGAAGGGGGGGAGCTGATGTGAGCGCGAGCCGTACCAGCAGAGAGAAGTTACCTAGTACCTGTGGGTGTCTGCCTGGCTCCCATTGTTGGGTACAGTGCGTTACTCCCAGGCCGGATGCAGCTGGAGGGCCTGGATCACTGCCTTCCGTTCATGGAGCAAGAAGGTTGACAAGGGCTCAAACTTCCCTCAGATGCCCTGAGACTAAAGGCATGTTTGCCTCCAGATGTCACTCTGTCTCTTTTCTTAAACAGGGCTCTCtgcgggtggggtgggagggagaatcTCTTTCGTGGTGAAGAAATGTATGTGAGGTTCAAGAATTCTTCAGTATCATTTcagattcattttcttcaattaGAATCAAGTAAAATTAAATTGTCTTCACTGAAAAAATAGACAGATGGCATGATCCCATTTTTACGgaagtatttctctctctccttctatcTGTAAAAATGCACAGAAATCTAAGAGGCTATACCAGAAATGATAATGATGGTTATATTTGAATGATGAAACTGGAggtaatacttttattttctttttgtactttccTGCAATGCTTAAACTGTTGATAGGGAGCATATATtgttattacagaaaaaataaagtgatttttcttaaagaacaaaGACCAAACCTGACTTTTTGGTGAGAATCCTCAAGGTTTAAATCTTCcatgttttactttctgtctcatttccctctgccctccctttGCACCCTCCCAGTTTCTACTTCCCTCTAACCTCccacctttcttctgctttctccagacccagcccctctcccccaggctGAGAACATCCATCTTTAGTGGCCCAGGCAGGAGTGGTaactcctttcctttttctgcaGGAGGTTAGGGCGGGGACACTTTCAGAGGGCTTTGATACCCTCAGGGAACCCTCCTGTCCTCTCTATTTCCTGCCACCCCCACACCAGGAGAGGAAGCAGGGCAGCCAGGGTGGGTGTTCTGGTATGAAAGAAGCTGGGGGGCAAATTTTCCCACAGGGTCTGGGGTCCTACCGCCTAGGTGGGCGGCAAGGATAGAAAGAGATTCTTCACTGAATACGCTTTGTTCCCCCCTTTCTGGCTGTGAACCATATTAATCactacctttaaaaaattattattggggcggccggttagctcagttggttagagcgcggtgcccttaacaacaaggctgctggttctatcccgcctgggccactgtgagctgcgccctcaactacttgatttggagctgatgggtcctgggaaaacacacttaaaaagaaaaaagttaaaaaaattattattacattttaaggaaaattccCCTGAGCCATGCGAAGGGGGGTGACTTTTCAGGTGTGAGAGGATCAGAGCCCCATCATGGCCTGTTctcaggctggggcagggaaCAGCACTGCTGCAAATCCCATGGGGTGCAGTGCTCCCAGGTCCGGCTGCTGCGGGCTGCACCCAGGCCTGGGTCATTCGGACCAGGGATCTGGAATAGACACACCCCAGGAAGGTTGCCAAAATtagcaaatgaaaacacagggtGCCCCGTTAAACCTGAATGTTAGATAAACAGCAAAATTGTTCAGTCTCAGTATATCCTAAGTATTGCATGGGAtgtacttatactaaaaaattattcatagtttatgatattcaaatttcagtgggcattctatattttatttggtaCTCCAAATATTGGCTGGTGAGGAAGAGCCACTcctgcaatttgcttttttcaggtttctgttttcatgtttttaattgttaACCCAaatttccacagcctctcctgcCTATAGGTTGATGCAAAAGGATTCACTTAAAAATGACGAATGTCCTTGGCCTGCCCGTGTGCCATCGCAGGCCCTTGTCCCTCTGAGATACAGTAATCTGGGGCCGCCCCAAAGCTGCCAGGTCCTTCTCTTCCTGTTTGGGGTCAGTGCCCGCCTGAAAGGTCACAGAAAGGGCGGTGGTGGCCTGACAAGCCGTGTGGCCAAGACTGTTCCTCTGCGCCCTCTGCTGGTGAGCCCCAGGCCTCACATGGCAGGATGCCCAAGGGCACGGGTCTGCAGGACCCTGCCACCAGGCCCCAGCTCCTCCAGTGACTGGAGCAAGGCGccctctcccatctctcctgGGCCGATCACCTCTCCCCTGCCCAGTCTCTGCCCTCCCTGCTCATCTCCTCCTTCTCACAGCTCTTCCTGGCTTCGTAGACACCACCTGGTCCTCCCCATGCCTCTTCTAGGTTCCCTCACACCAAATGCTCAGCCTGACTCCACGCTGACAAATGGCTCCTCCAAGTGCCAGACAGGCCCGCCGAGGCAAAGCCCACAGTTCCCGGGGTACAGtcagctgcccctcctgccccattACCCACGCCACCCAGCTCCTGCACTGGACTGCCAGAGGAGCCTGCGTGCACATAAGCCCCTGCCTTCGCACCTTGGCTAGTCTGAAGTGGCTCCTTTAAAAGAAGATGCTCATTCATTTCTGTGTCCCCAccaggcagggctgggtctgGAGCTGGTGGCCACCAGGTCCTAACATCAGGCACAGAGCAGAGACAATAAACTGGCAGCATGGAGGTTACGAGGCTGTGGCTGCTGTGACGGACCTCACTGGGTCACGGGCAAggagtgattttttaaaataaagacactttATTTATAGATAATACAAAATAAACCACAGGACAAACTACTGTGCAGGGGGAGGGACAGCCCCCATAAcgaccccctccccaccccagaataACTTACATAAAAAATTTGAAAGGCCCAAGGAGCGGGGAGGGATGGGGCTGGAAGCACCTTTGTTGACGGGGTTCGGGGCCTGCAGTCCTTGGCCACCCTGTTCCAAAGCCAGGTGGACTTTGGCTTATTCCCTTCTGAGCCTGGCAAAGAGGGGACACACTGCAAGGGCAGTTGGTGGCCGTTGCAGAGGCTCCCTGGCCAAGGACCTGACTTCTGACTCTGAAAGGTTGGAGTAAGTAGGTGGGTAAGTGGCTTTGGGGGCGGGCGTGGGGTTGGCGTTATTGCAGTGCTCCAGCCAGCTTCCTCCTGGCTCTGGACATGTGTCTGCATGGGGTTCCGGGCAGCAGCCATGCCGAGGCAGGGGTCTGGGGTCCTCAAAGCGATGATGTTGTTGAGTCCACCACCTCACGGCCATTGCAAACTGTGGGGACAAACTGGGAGCCAGACCCTAGGAAAAGGAAGCCGGAAGTTGGGATACAACCCCAAGGCCCTGCATGGAGGGCGGGAAGCAAGGGTGACAGGGCTGCAGAAGGAGGTCCCCAAGCCCTGCCTCTCCTGTCCAGCCTCATCTAGGGGCACTGTCCCCAGGCAAGGAATCTCAGCAACCCAGGCAGCGGCCCCCATGCggaggagcaggtggggaggCGCAGAGGTGGGGAAGAGCTTCGGGCAGACACTAACCTTGGCCGAGGCTGGAGCTGGCCCTGGTGGTGGCGCTACTGAAGCGGCTGGTGGGTGCACGGTGGCTCACCACGTTCTTCTGCGGCTGGAAGAGGATGATGTGCAGCTTGGGCGCGAAGAGGCAGCCGAGCACCACCGAGCCGCTGAGGCTGACGGACACGCACATGGTGGTGGTCTGCACCTGCAGGGGGAGGTCACGAGTGAGCCTGGCCCACAGGCCTGGGCCTGACCCAGGAACCCCTGCCCAGGATGTGGGGTAGGGTGTAGGGGGGACAGTAAGCATCCAACACTGGGCCTTGGTCCATTCGCCAAGCCCCAAGGGGTTTCTAGGAAGCTTGGGCACAGTGCCAGCATCAGCCCCAGTGGAGCGTCTTCCCAGGGAGACCGAAGTTCCAGCTGTGGGGGTGAACATGCAGGGGAGCTTGTccatgtggggtgtgtgtgcaggtgtgtgtgtgtttgtgtacaggCATGCAGGTATGGAGTGCACGTGTGTAGGTGCAtgtatacgaggtgtgacaattaagttcgagaacttgtaacgatgttgctaaccttttttgatatcagagggattattcattatgaatttgcaccaactggacaaacagttcaccaagtttactatttggaagtgctgaaaaggctgcgtgaaaaagttagatgacctgaacttctcaccaacaattcatggctcttgcatcacgacaatgcaccagctcacatggcactgtctgtgagggagtttttagccagtaaacacataactctattggaacaccctccctactcacttgatctggcccccaatgacttctttctttacccaaagacaaaggaaatattgaaaggaagacattctgatgacattcaggacatcaagggtaatacggtgacagctctgatggccattccagaaagagttccaaaattactttgaagggtggactaggcactgtcatcagtgcatagcttcccaaggggagtacttcaaaggtgactgtagtgatattcagccatgaggtatggagcactttttctaggatgagttcgtgaacttaattgtccgactgtgtatcgtgtgtgtgtgtgtgtgtgtgtgtgtgtgtagggggctgAGTGTGCAGGCACGTGTGTGCAAGTATGGGATGCATACGTAGGTGGGACAATGTGGGTGTGTGCCAGGTGTACCaatgtgtgcacatgtgagtgtaggaatacatgtatgtgtgtctgcatgcatatgtgtacaggcatgtgtgtttgtgcatgcatgtgtatgtgttgCAGACACATGTGTGGGTACTGTGGGTATGTCCCAGGTGAGTCCTTAGCTGCCTGTGATTGGCATGCAAATGCAAATCATATGCAAATGCAGGCTAAGTCAGAGCATTCCCTCCCCAGCTCTGGCCTCCGCCACCCAGGCAGGTGGCCCAGCAGGTGCAAGAGCAGCCAAGCCCAGcctccctggcccccagcacTGCCCACCATACCTCTGTCCTGGGGGAAAGGGCCTTTGCAGGGGCTCTTGCCTTGATTTTCCTGTTCCTTTAATTGTTAAGATTGTCAGTTCAGACCCTGCTCTACACTCCCAAGCTGAGTGACCTTAGACTCTCTGAGTCTccgtgtcttcatctgtaaaatggggagagcCACGGAGTTTACTCCAGAGTCCTGAGGATCCACCCAGATGCCCCTTTTATCGTTCAGAGGCCAGCTCagctgtcacctcctcagagaggccttccctatCATCCCACCTGGAGCAGCCATTGCTCCTTGAAGCTGAGGAGACCCACTGCGACACTCAGTGTCAGCTGGAACTTAGCTTGGAAGCCACCGACTGGGGTCCTGTATTCACCTGCTTTACCCCTCTAGCCCTGTACCCCAGCTCTCCTCCCCCTTTGCTTCACCTTCTCTGCCTTCCGTGGTGTTATCTCTCAACCCCAGAGTTGCAGTCCCCCAGGGGGCACCGTGCCACACTGCATGGCTCCAAGGGACATCAGAGCATGGTACCTTCTGGAGCTGCATCGCTCTGTAGCCCTGCCATTCCCATTCCAGCTGTCTACCTTCACTTCCTCCTCTGTTTCCACcatttctgccttccctcctcagTGCACACCCTCTGCTCCAGTCACCCGCCCCCATGTACTTAAACCTGCCTGTCCTGCAGAACCCAGTTCCAGGCTCCTCTTCCAAGAAGCCCTTCCTGGTTCTctacacacacaccaccacaaaCACACCCTCTCATCTCTACACCCACTGGGGCCTTTTGTCAACCTAAACCAGTCTAGCATTTCCTGACTTGGCTCTTTAGTCAATCCCCTGGTCACCCACTAGCCCAGGAACTCCTGGAACAGAGATGAGGTCTCCCTTTCTACAGCCAACCTCGCAGTGGGACAGGACAGAGCCTCTGCTCATTTGGACATAGCTTgcacccccatcccctcccaaACTAAGGGATGACATCTGAATCCTGACGTCTCTTCTCAGCTCCCTGTAACTCCTCCCCCTCCCAGTCGATTTCCCCAGGCCCCACTCAGCCTTCCCACCTTTCTCTGCGGTCCAGTCCCAGCTGGGCCGCCACAGCTGTGTACCCCAGGGTGAGCATTAACCTGTTGGAGCCTCCGAGTTATCAGAAGATTGAATGAGGTACCAGGAAACAGAAGGCCCGTGtcgtcctccccccacccagactCTGTGATGGGCAGCTCACCCGGTAGTCGCTGGAGGTGACGTAGAAGATGGGCAGGAAGGCCAGCCAGATGATGCACGTGGTGTACATGGTGAAGCCAATGAACTTGGCCTCGTTGAAGTTTTCAGGGCACTTGCGGGTCTTGAAGGCGTAGAGCGTGCAGAGCGCGATGAGAAGCACGTTGTAAGCCAGCGAGCCCAGCATGCTCGCGTCACCGTGGTTGCAGCGCAATGTCACCACCTCCCGCCGCTCAGGAGCGGTCTCCTTGCCTGTGCCCGGCGCCTCCACCACCAGCCAGGTTACCACGATGAGCAGCTGGCCGGAGATCAGCGCCAGGCAGATGGCCACCTGCGAGGCGGGACTGATGAAGCGCGGCCGCTGGGCTCCCTCCCGGGCCCCCCCGAAGATGCGTGCGATGCGGTTGGTCTTGGTGAGCAGAGCCGAGTAGCAGACGGAGAAGGCGGTGCCCAGACCGAGGCGCCGTAAGGTGCACACCACCGTGGATGGCTTGGCAATGAAAACGAAGGTCATGCAGTAGCAGAGGAAGACGCCTCCCAGCAGGATGTAGCAGAGCTCCCGGCCTGAGGCCTTGACCACTGGCGTGGCGTTGTGCTGCACGAAGACGCCCAGCACGAAGAGGGTGGCCAGGGCGCCCAGGCACGCGATGGTGACGGGGCCCACGGCCCAGGCGTCGCCCCAGCGGATGTACTCCTGGGGCAGCTCAAAGCAGCCCGTCAGGCTGGCGTTGGGCCAGTAGCCCAGGCCGCAGTCGGCGCAGGTGAATTCATCCAGCCGGTACTCGTAGGGTTGGCAGGGGATGCAGAGCCAGCAGCAGACCTCGCCCGGCTGCACACTCTTCACCTCATTTTGGAGGCAGGGCTCACTGCAGCGAGAGGCGGGCAGGGGGCCGGCTGAGGCTGAGGCCCACGGGATGAGGCTGGTGTCCAGGCTCAGGCCTTCTGCCCAGTAGCCCACCTTCTGGTAACGATAGCGCCCACTGCCTGCCCGTAGGTAGGTGAAGATGTTGTAGCGACCAATGCCGTCACCATAGCGGTCGAAGCGGACCTCGCTGTGGGTGTCAGCCGGGCGGAAGGGGGCTAAGGGGCGGACGGAAGGAAGAGAGGCTTAGATTGGAGGGCCGTCCTGACGTGACCTCAACCCTCTCCCTAACATGGACCCCAAAACCCAGAGCTGAGCCCTCTCCTCGTCCTTCTGGTCCTCACCCCCACACTAAAGCTGGCCTTACCCCCAGCCATTTTGCTAAATGAGAAGCTACAATAAACCCCGACCCTAACCCCCAAAGCCTAGGCATCTCCCCAAACCTAAAGCCACACTCACCTCCAACCATGAATCCCCCACACCCCGCCTTAGACTTAGTCTCCAATACCTTCCAACCCAGACCCTAGACCCCAACTGTATCACAACACACACCACGTCCTGTGCCCCAAACTTCATAAGGAGACCCCCAAAGCCAGACTCAGCCTTAGGTCCAGTCCTAGATCCACAGAATCCTATCAATGACAATGCCAGCGCCATCCCAGTGCCAGCTGAATGCCAATCTCAGCAGTCAACTGAAATCACCGAGGGTCACAGAACATGCCTGGCAGGCAGCTCCCAGATCACTTCTACTTCCCACCCCCCAGCTCGTGTAAACCCCCTGTCTTCCTGCCAGGCTCAGGAGCAGCACCCCTGTCGTCCCGGGTCCCAGTGAGAAATCAGGGTTCAAGCTAGCAGATGACGTACGTAAGGCCCGTGGTGAATGGTGCAGCCTGGAGATACATACGGGCCCCCACAGCCGCTACTCTTGCCT
This Rhinolophus sinicus isolate RSC01 linkage group LG10, ASM3656204v1, whole genome shotgun sequence DNA region includes the following protein-coding sequences:
- the GRM2 gene encoding metabotropic glutamate receptor 2 isoform X3 gives rise to the protein MAEILRFFNWTYVSTVASEGDYGETGIEAFELEARARNICVATSEKVGRAMNRAAFEGVVRALLQKPSARVAVLFTRSEDARELLAATQRLNASFTWVASDGWGALESVVAGSEGAAEGAITIELASYPISDFASYFRSLDPWNNSRNPWFREFWEQRFRCSFRQRDCAAHSLRAVPFEQESKIMFVVNAVYAMAHALHNMQRALCPNTTRLCDAMRPVNGRRLYKDFVLNVKFDAPFRPADTHSEVRFDRYGDGIGRYNIFTYLRAGSGRYRYQKVGYWAEGLSLDTSLIPWASASAGPLPASRCSEPCLQNEVKSVQPGEVCCWLCIPCQPYEYRLDEFTCADCGLGYWPNASLTGCFELPQEYIRWGDAWAVGPVTIACLGALATLFVLGVFVQHNATPVVKASGRELCYILLGGVFLCYCMTFVFIAKPSTVVCTLRRLGLGTAFSVCYSALLTKTNRIARIFGGAREGAQRPRFISPASQVAICLALISGQLLIVVTWLVVEAPGTGKETAPERREVVTLRCNHGDASMLGSLAYNVLLIALCTLYAFKTRKCPENFNEAKFIGFTMYTTCIIWLAFLPIFYVTSSDYRVQTTTMCVSVSLSGSVVLGCLFAPKLHIILFQPQKNVVSHRAPTSRFSSATTRASSSLGQGSGSQFVPTVCNGREVVDSTTSSL
- the IQCF6 gene encoding IQ domain-containing protein F6 → MDTQNLKKAAVKIQSWWRGKVVRQTLLHAALRAWAIQCWWRSMQAKMLEQRRRLALRLYTCQEWAVVKVQAHVRMWQARRWFLQARQAACIIQAHWRWHASQTRGLIQGRYEVRASRLELDIEILMA
- the GRM2 gene encoding metabotropic glutamate receptor 2 isoform X1 produces the protein MGSLLGLLALLLLWGAGAEGPAKKVLTLEGDLVLGGLFPVHQKGSLAEECGPVNEHRGIQRLEAMLFALDRINRDPHLLPGVRLGAHILDSCSKDTHALEQALDFVRASLSRGADGSRHICPDGSYATHGDAPTAITGVIGGSYSDVSIQVANLLRLFQIPQISYASTSAKLSDKSRYDYFARTVPPDFFQAKAMAEILRFFNWTYVSTVASEGDYGETGIEAFELEARARNICVATSEKVGRAMNRAAFEGVVRALLQKPSARVAVLFTRSEDARELLAATQRLNASFTWVASDGWGALESVVAGSEGAAEGAITIELASYPISDFASYFRSLDPWNNSRNPWFREFWEQRFRCSFRQRDCAAHSLRAVPFEQESKIMFVVNAVYAMAHALHNMQRALCPNTTRLCDAMRPVNGRRLYKDFVLNVKFDAPFRPADTHSEVRFDRYGDGIGRYNIFTYLRAGSGRYRYQKVGYWAEGLSLDTSLIPWASASAGPLPASRCSEPCLQNEVKSVQPGEVCCWLCIPCQPYEYRLDEFTCADCGLGYWPNASLTGCFELPQEYIRWGDAWAVGPVTIACLGALATLFVLGVFVQHNATPVVKASGRELCYILLGGVFLCYCMTFVFIAKPSTVVCTLRRLGLGTAFSVCYSALLTKTNRIARIFGGAREGAQRPRFISPASQVAICLALISGQLLIVVTWLVVEAPGTGKETAPERREVVTLRCNHGDASMLGSLAYNVLLIALCTLYAFKTRKCPENFNEAKFIGFTMYTTCIIWLAFLPIFYVTSSDYRVQTTTMCVSVSLSGSVVLGCLFAPKLHIILFQPQKNVVSHRAPTSRFSSATTRASSSLGQGSGSQFVPTVCNGREVVDSTTSSL